One Nostoc sp. UHCC 0302 DNA window includes the following coding sequences:
- a CDS encoding HNH endonuclease domain-containing protein codes for MIIEIMGKAGQALRQVLGSYNISQSQLATGLGVDRPIVFRWYHEKIDPTAETVADIVKALNKINKSAANDFIQIYLGDLTLSKNKIMTQNLPLSDKVNVTGLAQIFNDTTNSYKYLYFLSLLDIVKRRRFDTLSPISFREIIVEMLANAWYPHNYFKLSFGTQDQIANKLNALELEITEPILKFRDTDKKLLRNTINNQNIDDTVISINRYVSYRLIRPLFAQETRGLKDYDVNQAIINLANNQFDSKKPLYCFNAEDQKNCNAIILHPDWIQYLEENYTIVRGWASWEWLNYMQQRNPSTPNVVNKLFMPQERDSLDNQKKYWKTILEYQDIECIYSKVKLDKDEISLDHYLPWSFVAHDQLWNLIPTTKSVNSSKSNNLPDEDYFKAFVELQHIGLNIAYANISRNQWLKYTESFVSELKVSQTEDLLNLEVLSKAYKITTLPLISLATMQGFSANWVYA; via the coding sequence GTGATAATAGAAATTATGGGAAAAGCAGGACAAGCGCTCAGACAGGTTTTAGGGTCGTACAACATCAGCCAAAGCCAACTGGCGACAGGTTTAGGTGTTGATCGTCCGATTGTCTTCCGTTGGTATCACGAAAAAATTGACCCCACGGCTGAAACTGTTGCAGACATTGTTAAAGCATTAAATAAGATTAATAAATCAGCAGCAAATGATTTCATTCAAATATATTTAGGGGATTTAACATTATCTAAAAATAAAATTATGACTCAAAATTTACCACTATCAGATAAAGTTAATGTTACAGGTTTAGCACAAATATTTAACGATACAACTAACTCTTACAAATACCTTTATTTTTTATCATTATTAGATATTGTAAAAAGAAGAAGATTCGACACTCTATCGCCTATTAGCTTCCGAGAGATTATTGTTGAGATGTTAGCTAATGCTTGGTATCCTCATAACTATTTTAAACTGTCTTTTGGAACACAAGACCAAATTGCTAATAAATTAAATGCTCTTGAGCTAGAAATTACAGAACCAATTTTAAAGTTTAGAGATACAGATAAAAAACTTTTACGTAATACTATTAATAATCAAAATATTGATGATACTGTTATTTCTATTAATCGCTATGTTTCTTATCGTTTAATTCGTCCTTTATTTGCTCAAGAAACTAGAGGATTAAAAGATTATGATGTTAATCAAGCTATAATTAATCTAGCTAATAATCAATTTGATAGTAAGAAGCCTTTATACTGTTTTAACGCTGAAGACCAGAAAAATTGTAACGCAATTATTTTACATCCAGATTGGATTCAGTATTTAGAGGAAAATTACACAATAGTTAGAGGCTGGGCATCTTGGGAATGGTTAAATTATATGCAGCAAAGAAACCCCAGCACTCCTAATGTGGTTAACAAATTATTTATGCCGCAAGAAAGAGATTCTTTAGACAATCAAAAAAAATATTGGAAAACTATTTTAGAATATCAAGATATTGAATGTATTTATTCTAAAGTTAAATTGGATAAGGATGAGATTTCATTAGATCATTATCTGCCTTGGTCATTTGTGGCTCACGATCAATTATGGAATTTAATTCCCACTACAAAATCTGTTAATTCTTCCAAGTCTAATAATTTACCAGATGAGGACTATTTTAAAGCTTTTGTAGAATTGCAACATATAGGTTTAAATATTGCCTATGCAAATATTTCTAGAAATCAATGGTTAAAATATACTGAGTCATTTGTATCGGAATTAAAAGTTAGTCAAACTGAGGATTTATTAAATTTAGAAGTTTTGAGCAAGGCTTATAAAATAACAACCCTACCTTTAATTTCCTTAGCAACTATGCAAGGTTTTAGTGCTAATTGGGTTTACGCCTAA
- a CDS encoding helicase-related protein: MGLRLRNNKPTLVIWLAYSEELCEEAVTEFQKAWDCLGDRTTTTYRFWGSHELDLAQAQDGLVVAGLAKVYHAAKKSIRFINQLGVRCSLVIIDEAHQAVAETYKLVLDALVIPYEKTALLGLTATPGRTWADINTDAQLAKFFAQQKVTLEIPGYDNPIDYLVDEQYLAKVNYRSLFYETGIELTPQDLNRINTELDIPQYILNRLAADEQRNLRIILELEVLAQHHQRIIVFNTSVEHARLIAGILRFRGFNADAVTGDTPKSERERLIQSFKDEQPQTKILCNYGVLTTGFDAPKTSAAVIARPTKSLVLYSQMVGRAIRGLKAGGNATAEIVTVVDSQLPGFGSVASAFHNWEDVWRKNP; the protein is encoded by the coding sequence TTGGGTTTACGCCTAAGAAACAATAAACCCACTTTAGTAATTTGGTTGGCATATAGTGAAGAACTGTGTGAAGAAGCAGTTACAGAATTTCAAAAAGCCTGGGACTGTTTAGGCGATCGCACCACCACCACTTACCGCTTCTGGGGTAGCCATGAGTTAGACTTAGCACAAGCTCAAGATGGCTTAGTAGTAGCAGGATTAGCGAAAGTCTATCACGCCGCAAAAAAGAGTATTCGCTTTATTAATCAACTGGGTGTGCGTTGTTCATTGGTAATTATCGATGAAGCCCATCAAGCAGTTGCCGAAACCTATAAACTCGTCTTAGATGCTTTAGTCATCCCCTACGAAAAGACCGCCTTATTAGGTTTAACCGCTACACCCGGACGGACTTGGGCTGATATTAACACCGATGCACAACTAGCAAAATTCTTCGCCCAACAGAAAGTTACTTTAGAAATCCCAGGTTATGACAACCCCATTGATTATCTCGTCGATGAACAATACCTCGCTAAAGTTAACTATCGTTCCTTATTTTATGAAACGGGTATTGAACTAACTCCCCAAGACCTGAATCGGATTAATACAGAATTAGACATCCCCCAATATATCCTCAATCGGTTAGCAGCAGACGAACAACGCAACCTCCGCATCATCCTCGAACTAGAAGTACTCGCCCAACATCATCAACGGATTATCGTTTTTAATACCTCCGTTGAACACGCTAGACTCATCGCCGGAATTTTGCGTTTCAGAGGATTTAATGCTGATGCTGTTACAGGTGATACCCCCAAATCAGAGAGGGAAAGGCTGATTCAAAGTTTTAAAGACGAACAGCCCCAAACCAAGATTTTATGTAACTACGGCGTTTTAACCACTGGATTCGATGCACCCAAAACCAGCGCCGCCGTTATCGCCCGTCCTACCAAATCCCTTGTCCTCTACAGCCAAATGGTAGGACGCGCCATTCGCGGACTCAAAGCTGGGGGTAATGCTACCGCCGAAATTGTCACCGTTGTGGATAGCCAACTCCCCGGTTTTGGTTCAGTTGCATCAGCCTTTCACAATTGGGAAGACGTTTGGAGGAAAAACCCATGA
- a CDS encoding ATP-binding protein, which yields MNANAHDIVPTHLAVQAMRDNGYKNAAYAIAELMDNAIQAGASQVELLCGERKQQVEGRKRSRIEQIAVLDNGRGMDANVLRLALQFGNGTYLDQDKHTGIGRFGMGLPSSSISQCQRVDVWSWQNGIENALHSYLDLDEIKNRRLTEVPEPTARSIPMTWTKIGQKFGDSGTLVVWSKIDRCMWRTGKAIIDNSEFVIGRMYRKFINRHEVKIRMLAFDLDALYDIIIEKYALPNDPGYLIEKTSCPQPFDNQAMFRPWEGDTSYEATYKINFKDKEHDVKVRFSYAKEEARLAEPGKNPGSLPHGQHAAKNVGVSVVRAGRELELDQNLVNNYDPTERWWGIEVEFPPSLDDIFGVTNNKQSARNFGEILQLDIESLLEEGKTVAQLKEELLQDEDPKLPLLELAHKISSQLSLIRRLIKAQTKGTRTTEKRHGHDPYKPEKVATTVTQERKLQGYTGKSDADEELPKEERKQVIKETLKEEGVTEAQAELLAATTVDDGLKYTFAQSPLDTAAFFSVKSRGGAIIVTLNTNHPAYQNLVEILEEDVEKADIDTLRSRLINSLDGLKLLLMAWARYEDELEGKRKENAQDNRIDWGRVARRFLENE from the coding sequence ATGAATGCTAACGCCCATGATATCGTTCCGACTCACCTGGCTGTTCAAGCAATGCGCGATAACGGTTATAAAAACGCCGCTTATGCGATCGCCGAATTAATGGATAATGCCATTCAAGCCGGTGCATCCCAAGTAGAGTTACTGTGTGGTGAACGAAAACAACAAGTAGAGGGGAGAAAGCGATCGCGTATTGAACAAATCGCCGTGTTAGATAATGGTCGTGGTATGGATGCAAATGTTTTACGTCTAGCCCTGCAATTTGGCAATGGTACATATTTAGACCAAGATAAACATACCGGAATCGGACGTTTTGGTATGGGTTTACCCTCATCCTCCATTTCTCAATGCCAACGGGTTGATGTCTGGTCATGGCAAAATGGCATAGAAAATGCACTCCACAGTTACCTTGACTTAGATGAAATCAAAAATCGGCGACTGACGGAAGTACCCGAACCTACCGCTAGATCAATTCCAATGACTTGGACAAAAATCGGTCAGAAATTTGGTGACAGTGGCACATTAGTAGTGTGGTCAAAAATCGACCGTTGTATGTGGCGGACAGGAAAAGCGATTATTGATAATTCTGAATTTGTGATTGGGAGAATGTATCGCAAATTTATCAATAGGCATGAAGTCAAAATTCGGATGTTAGCATTTGATTTAGATGCTTTATATGACATCATTATAGAAAAATATGCCCTACCTAATGACCCTGGTTATCTAATCGAAAAAACCTCCTGTCCTCAACCATTTGATAATCAGGCAATGTTCCGACCTTGGGAAGGCGATACATCTTATGAAGCCACCTATAAAATTAATTTTAAAGACAAAGAACATGATGTAAAAGTGCGTTTTTCCTACGCCAAAGAAGAAGCACGTCTAGCCGAACCTGGAAAAAATCCTGGCAGTTTACCACACGGACAACACGCAGCTAAAAACGTGGGAGTTTCTGTTGTGCGTGCTGGACGAGAATTAGAATTAGACCAAAACTTAGTTAATAATTATGATCCTACAGAACGCTGGTGGGGTATTGAAGTAGAATTTCCACCATCTCTTGATGACATATTTGGAGTCACAAATAACAAGCAATCAGCCCGTAATTTTGGAGAAATTTTACAACTAGATATTGAATCTTTATTAGAAGAAGGAAAAACCGTTGCTCAACTCAAAGAAGAATTACTTCAAGATGAAGATCCAAAACTTCCTCTTTTAGAACTTGCTCATAAAATTAGTAGTCAATTAAGCCTGATTCGTCGCTTAATCAAAGCCCAAACAAAAGGCACTCGTACCACTGAAAAACGGCACGGACACGACCCCTATAAACCTGAAAAAGTAGCTACTACTGTGACTCAAGAACGTAAATTACAGGGTTACACAGGTAAAAGTGATGCAGATGAAGAATTACCAAAAGAAGAACGCAAACAAGTTATTAAAGAAACTTTAAAAGAAGAGGGAGTTACTGAAGCCCAAGCAGAACTATTAGCAGCAACTACAGTAGATGACGGCTTAAAATATACCTTTGCACAATCTCCTCTTGATACTGCTGCTTTCTTCTCTGTCAAATCCAGAGGTGGAGCAATTATTGTTACATTAAATACCAATCATCCTGCTTATCAAAATTTAGTAGAAATATTAGAGGAAGATGTGGAGAAAGCCGATATAGATACTTTACGTTCTCGGTTGATTAACTCCTTAGATGGATTGAAACTACTATTAATGGCTTGGGCAAGGTATGAAGATGAGCTAGAAGGTAAACGCAAAGAGAATGCTCAAGATAATCGCATTGATTGGGGGAGAGTTGCCAGAAGATTTTTAGAGAATGAGTAA
- a CDS encoding cysteine desulfurase family protein encodes MTTQENIIYLDYHSTTLVDPRVAETVMYYMTTAFGNANSVDHGYGNQAAQAVKQARQHIAELINASVKEIIFTSGATESINLAIQGHISQQNTPATIIVSPVEHKAVLDACKVLAKKGLAEIIWLNVNQQAQIDLEHLEKVCSGGASLLCVMAANNEVGTIYPVEKIGAIAQKYHIPFLCDASQAVGKIPINFQDWGITYLAISGHKLYAPKGVGALVVKKGYPLEPLIYGGGHEQGIRPGTLNVPGIAGLGEACQLRRLEMSADENAIALLRDQLQSLLQAEIPNLLVNGDLNNRLSGNLHISIPDIPNSAIIARVRHQLAISTGAACSSGIVAPSHVLQAMNLAENIIEGALRIGIGKFTTKEEIKKASFIIISAVNEIYQLL; translated from the coding sequence ATGACTACACAAGAAAACATAATTTACCTTGATTACCATTCAACTACTCTCGTTGACCCTAGAGTAGCAGAAACAGTTATGTACTATATGACTACTGCTTTTGGTAATGCTAATAGTGTAGATCATGGTTATGGCAATCAAGCCGCACAAGCAGTTAAACAAGCTCGTCAACACATAGCTGAATTAATCAATGCTTCTGTCAAGGAAATTATCTTTACATCTGGTGCAACAGAAAGTATTAATTTAGCAATTCAAGGACATATTTCTCAACAAAATACTCCCGCCACAATAATTGTTTCCCCAGTTGAACACAAAGCAGTTTTAGATGCCTGTAAAGTATTAGCCAAAAAAGGGCTTGCTGAAATTATTTGGTTAAATGTCAATCAACAAGCCCAAATTGATCTAGAACATCTAGAAAAAGTCTGCTCTGGCGGTGCTTCCTTACTCTGTGTGATGGCGGCTAACAATGAAGTAGGGACAATTTACCCAGTAGAAAAAATTGGAGCGATCGCTCAAAAATACCATATCCCTTTTTTATGTGATGCTTCCCAAGCAGTCGGTAAAATTCCCATCAACTTCCAAGACTGGGGGATTACCTATCTAGCTATTTCTGGACATAAACTTTATGCACCCAAAGGCGTTGGTGCATTAGTAGTGAAAAAAGGTTATCCTCTTGAACCACTTATTTATGGTGGTGGACATGAGCAGGGGATAAGACCAGGTACACTCAATGTCCCCGGAATCGCTGGCTTGGGGGAAGCTTGTCAATTAAGACGATTAGAAATGTCAGCAGATGAAAATGCGATTGCACTTTTGCGAGATCAACTGCAAAGCTTACTTCAAGCTGAAATTCCTAATTTACTGGTGAATGGAGACTTAAACAACCGTTTATCAGGTAACTTACATATTTCTATCCCTGACATCCCTAATAGTGCCATTATTGCTAGAGTTCGCCATCAATTAGCTATTTCTACAGGTGCGGCTTGTTCATCAGGCATTGTCGCGCCATCTCACGTTCTGCAAGCTATGAATCTTGCAGAGAATATAATTGAGGGAGCGTTAAGAATTGGTATTGGAAAATTTACAACCAAAGAAGAAATTAAAAAAGCATCTTTTATAATAATCAGCGCAGTAAATGAAATTTATCAACTTCTCTAA
- a CDS encoding TIGR02921 family PEP-CTERM protein: MKPFWNAIFYAIFGIWNIIFLLLVYVGILPVVGVPLVLATLAGDIPTEFSLTLAALIAVPSICTLVGCLKFAGQPRQLIRLFYGVEAPLILLCLLRLFVIRELTPASTQIIATLSVCIAAFFLELFHGYASRQKSAAWLQMLIHSLMLLIGLYVSAVLLFYAVPLAVVIVQEFLKFEWARNLWQVLTPDNFFLTLLTLLLWGFSTTLFVAMPLAFVGLYVNSTRRILVRFASQYGRKRSLAGALGIAFAWILIFISLQQQPQVQAFSLLENPATTDSNRQTLLAKSNVIREGLVNAYLSDYRYLSSIKDNNHICAMYRSVFHLPESQCQWLQKQYNYLMSPWLYNGSSKDSEKAEKLYAEFFDTPLQKAERNAVSHAVQSTYNQQEVKAGLLNINEKKVWLREQQVTVAEHGDWADVELYEVYKNETPEVQEVFYSFSLPESAVISGLWLGDTSDRTHRFPFVVSPRGAAQKVYNSQVRRERPIDPALLEQVGPRHYRLRAFPIPPKSSPLVDRVAQQRPTEMHLWLTYKVMRQDKGWALPNLGEKRNIFWTNYSQRLRNGKAVAPEGDVWLESFLAASQQAQPTFHQVNFSEGYSITANPISNYSLPNGQRFAVVLDSSRSMGNHLKELSQTFTWLQKPSFAKNDVDLYITTAKGAVPRRLDDIQQFQPEKTTFYGTIQPQEMVQQFNHLQGDTAYDAVLLVTDEGSYELSEKNGTYPAISAPLWMIHLGDLPAAYDDATIKVMEDSGGGVSQELPEVLQRIATKTALGKSVVNVVDGYAWEMISNPASVATDGFLQLAARQLILGLSKQIKLSQLDTLDAVHSIAKKSEIVTPYSSMIVLVNDEQREVLKRAEAESDRFNRKVENGKEELSKPSNPLSVSVPEPSDLWFVGISAIGFLLLRRYQRRTVN, encoded by the coding sequence TTGAAGCCTTTTTGGAACGCTATTTTTTATGCGATATTTGGGATTTGGAATATAATTTTTCTGCTACTTGTCTATGTCGGAATATTACCTGTAGTTGGTGTGCCATTAGTTCTAGCTACATTAGCAGGTGACATACCCACCGAGTTTTCTTTAACTCTGGCAGCTTTGATAGCAGTACCAAGCATTTGTACTTTAGTTGGATGCTTAAAGTTTGCAGGACAGCCACGGCAACTGATTCGGTTATTCTATGGTGTGGAAGCACCACTGATTTTACTGTGTCTGTTGCGGTTATTTGTGATCCGGGAACTGACCCCTGCTAGCACTCAAATTATCGCTACACTGAGCGTGTGCATAGCGGCGTTTTTCCTAGAACTATTTCACGGCTACGCTAGCAGGCAAAAAAGTGCAGCATGGCTACAGATGCTTATTCATAGCTTAATGCTACTGATTGGGTTGTATGTCAGTGCTGTGCTGCTATTTTACGCAGTTCCTCTAGCAGTGGTGATTGTACAGGAATTTTTGAAATTCGAGTGGGCTAGAAACCTTTGGCAGGTGCTTACCCCAGATAATTTTTTCTTGACACTATTAACGTTGCTTCTCTGGGGCTTCAGCACTACCTTATTCGTTGCTATGCCTTTAGCGTTTGTGGGGTTGTATGTTAACTCTACACGCCGGATATTAGTAAGATTTGCGTCTCAGTATGGGCGGAAGCGATCGCTTGCAGGTGCTTTAGGAATCGCTTTTGCTTGGATACTCATCTTCATTTCTTTGCAACAACAGCCACAAGTCCAAGCATTTTCTTTGTTAGAAAATCCTGCAACTACTGATAGCAATCGGCAAACGCTTTTGGCAAAGTCGAATGTAATTCGAGAAGGTTTGGTTAACGCTTACTTGTCAGACTATCGCTACCTCAGCAGCATCAAAGATAATAACCATATCTGTGCTATGTATCGTAGCGTTTTTCACTTACCAGAATCGCAGTGTCAGTGGCTACAAAAGCAATACAATTACTTGATGTCACCTTGGTTGTACAACGGTTCTAGTAAAGATAGCGAAAAAGCCGAAAAGCTTTATGCAGAATTTTTTGATACACCGCTGCAAAAAGCCGAACGCAACGCAGTCAGTCATGCTGTGCAATCTACATATAATCAGCAAGAAGTGAAAGCAGGGCTGCTGAATATTAATGAGAAAAAAGTTTGGCTGCGTGAGCAACAAGTTACAGTCGCAGAACATGGTGATTGGGCTGATGTCGAACTTTACGAGGTGTATAAAAACGAAACACCAGAAGTTCAAGAAGTATTTTACTCCTTTTCGTTACCTGAAAGTGCTGTGATTTCAGGGTTGTGGCTGGGTGATACAAGCGATCGCACTCACCGCTTCCCCTTTGTTGTCTCGCCTCGCGGTGCTGCTCAAAAAGTTTATAATTCACAAGTCAGACGTGAACGTCCGATAGATCCAGCATTGTTAGAACAAGTCGGGCCAAGACATTATCGCCTGCGGGCATTTCCCATTCCCCCGAAATCATCGCCACTCGTTGACAGAGTAGCACAACAGCGACCAACAGAAATGCATCTATGGCTGACTTACAAAGTTATGCGACAAGATAAAGGTTGGGCATTACCGAATTTAGGAGAAAAACGCAATATTTTCTGGACTAATTACAGCCAGCGCCTCCGCAATGGCAAGGCGGTAGCACCAGAGGGGGATGTTTGGTTAGAATCATTCCTCGCAGCCAGCCAACAAGCACAGCCAACATTTCATCAAGTCAACTTCAGCGAAGGCTACAGCATCACAGCAAATCCTATCAGTAATTACTCCTTACCCAACGGGCAGCGATTTGCTGTTGTTCTCGACAGTTCTCGCAGTATGGGTAACCACCTCAAGGAGTTGTCGCAAACTTTTACATGGTTGCAAAAACCCAGCTTTGCTAAGAACGATGTTGATTTGTATATCACTACTGCCAAAGGTGCTGTACCCAGAAGATTAGACGATATCCAGCAGTTTCAACCCGAAAAAACTACCTTTTACGGCACAATTCAACCACAAGAGATGGTACAGCAGTTTAATCATTTACAGGGTGATACAGCTTATGATGCTGTTTTGCTGGTGACTGATGAAGGTAGTTATGAACTATCTGAGAAAAATGGCACGTATCCCGCCATTTCTGCGCCACTGTGGATGATACATTTAGGAGACTTGCCAGCAGCTTATGATGATGCCACTATCAAAGTCATGGAAGATAGCGGTGGCGGAGTTTCACAAGAATTGCCAGAGGTTTTACAACGAATAGCAACCAAAACCGCTTTAGGAAAATCTGTAGTGAATGTCGTGGATGGTTACGCTTGGGAGATGATTTCTAATCCTGCTTCTGTTGCCACAGACGGTTTCTTGCAACTGGCGGCGCGGCAATTGATACTAGGGTTGAGTAAACAAATCAAGCTCAGTCAGTTGGATACTCTAGATGCTGTTCACAGCATAGCCAAAAAATCGGAGATTGTGACACCATATTCTTCAATGATTGTGCTGGTAAACGATGAACAAAGAGAAGTACTCAAACGCGCCGAAGCAGAAAGCGATCGCTTTAACCGCAAAGTCGAAAACGGCAAAGAGGAGTTAAGCAAACCCAGTAATCCTTTAAGTGTCAGCGTACCTGAACCTTCTGATTTATGGTTTGTGGGTATAAGTGCGATCGGGTTTTTACTGTTGAGGAGATATCAACGCCGTACTGTTAATTGA
- a CDS encoding nucleotidyltransferase domain-containing protein, whose protein sequence is MNIPTSISTITNQQPYPLLFATISGSHLYGFPSPDSDYDLRGVHILPVREVVGLNNGTETIEISEVRESLEIDLVTHDIKKFFLMLLKKNGYVLEQLYSPLILKTTPEHEELKLIAKNCITRHHSHHYFGFAQTQWKLFVKEEPQRVKPLLYVYRVLLTGIYLMQTGEIEANLINLNQVFNLPYIDDLISQKLTGLEKSVLSNDDVAFHQREYERSRDQLQQAYEASSLPETPSAKADLHDLLVRLRLA, encoded by the coding sequence ATGAATATTCCAACTTCTATTAGTACAATTACCAATCAACAGCCTTACCCACTTTTATTTGCTACTATCAGCGGTTCCCATTTATATGGCTTTCCATCACCTGATTCTGACTATGACTTGCGGGGTGTCCACATTTTACCAGTACGGGAAGTTGTGGGATTAAACAATGGGACTGAAACTATTGAAATTTCAGAAGTCCGTGAATCTTTAGAAATTGATTTAGTAACTCATGACATCAAAAAATTCTTTTTGATGCTACTAAAAAAGAATGGGTATGTCTTAGAGCAATTATATTCACCTTTAATATTAAAAACTACACCAGAACATGAAGAATTAAAGTTAATTGCTAAAAACTGTATTACTCGTCATCACAGTCACCATTACTTTGGTTTTGCCCAAACCCAATGGAAACTATTTGTCAAAGAAGAGCCGCAAAGAGTTAAGCCCTTGCTTTATGTTTATCGTGTATTATTAACAGGCATTTACTTGATGCAAACAGGCGAGATTGAAGCTAATTTAATTAATCTTAATCAGGTTTTTAATTTACCGTACATTGATGATTTAATTTCCCAAAAGCTGACAGGTTTAGAGAAGTCGGTTTTGTCAAATGATGATGTAGCTTTTCATCAAAGAGAGTATGAGCGATCGCGTGATCAATTGCAACAAGCATACGAAGCAAGTTCACTACCTGAAACACCTTCAGCTAAAGCAGATTTGCATGATTTGTTGGTACGATTGAGACTGGCTTAA